A region of Zeugodacus cucurbitae isolate PBARC_wt_2022May chromosome 5, idZeuCucr1.2, whole genome shotgun sequence DNA encodes the following proteins:
- the LOC105216259 gene encoding vitellogenin-1: protein MNILKTIGLLVLIIGAASASSKNNKQGRSNAPSSSSLKPTNWLSVHELQSLPSAEDISLQQLENMSVQEGERLIEKIYHLSKIDHNLRPTYVPSASNVPVVFVKPNGQNVECNLNELVSKAKQQPNFGSEEVTIFITGLPQSSPAVAKANKKLVQAYMQRYHGQQQPVNANFESDERQPATSSEEDYSESWKQPRANKGNFVIIKLGATLTNMKRYALLDVEQTGQMIGKTLVQLTDEADVPQEIIHVVGQGIGAQVAGAAGRQYKRWTGHQLRRITALDPAKIFASDKKVLSGLARGDADFVDAIHSSTCGLGTRRRVGDVDFFVNGPASVAPGADNVVEAAMRATRYFAESVRPGNQRNFAAVPASSKQQYESNEGYGKRAYMGIAAQYDLKGDYVLNVNAKSPFGKSSPAQKQNSYHGLHQAWRSDKKNSQY, encoded by the exons ATGAATATACTGAAAACAATCGGTTTGTTGGTTTTGATAATCGGCGCTGCCAGTGCTTCGTCCAAGAACAACAAGCAAGGCAGAAGCAATGCGCCAAGCTCGAGCAGTCTGAAGCCAACCAACTGGCTGTCGGTGCACGAGTTGCAATCGCTGCCCTCAGCGGAGGATATCAGTTTGCAACAACTGGAGAATATGTCGGTGCAGGAAGGCGAGCGTTTGATTGAAAAGATCT ATCATCTTTCCAAAATCGATCACAACTTGCGTCCAACCTATGTGCCAAGCGCCAGCAATGTGCCCGTGGTCTTCGTGAAACCCAATGGTCAGAATGTGGAATGCAACCTCAACGAATTGGTCTCGAAAGCCAAGCAGCAACCCAACTTCGGCAGCGAGGAAGTGACTATCTTCATTACCGGTTTGCCACAATCCAGCCCCGCCGTCGCCAAGGCCAACAAGAAATTGGTACAAGCCTACATGCAACGCTATCACGGACAGCAACAGCCAGTTAATGCCAACTTTGAATCCGATGAGCGTCAGCCAGCCACTTCCAGCGAGGAGGACTACAGCGAATCGTGGAAGCAACCCAGAGCAAACAAGGGCAATTTTGTC ATCATCAAATTGGGCGCCACCTTGACGAACATGAAACGCTATGCATTGCTCGATGTCGAACAAACCGGCCAAATGATCGGCAAGACCCTGGTCCAACTCACCGATGAGGCTGATGTACCACAGGAGATCATCCATGTCGTTGGTCAAGGTATTGGTGCACAAGTAGCCGGTGCCGCTGGTCGTCAATACAAACGCTGGACTGGTCATCAATTGCGTCGCATTACCGCTTTGGACCCCGCAAAGATCTTCGCTAGTGACAAGAAGGTGTTGAGCGGTTTGGCGCGTGGTGATGCCGATTTTGTCGATGCCATCCACAGCAGCACTTGCGGTTTGGGCACACGTCGACGTGTCGGTGATGTTGATTTCTTCGTTAATGGTCCAGCTTCCGTGGCTCCCGGTGCTGATAATGTTGTGGAGGCCGCTATGCGTGCTACACGCTACTTCGCCGAGTCGGTGCGTCCAGGTAATCAACGTAACTTTGCTGCTGTGCCCGCCAGCTCGAAGCAACAGTATGAGAGCAATGAGGGTTATGGCAAACGCGCTTACATGGGTATTGCTGCTCAGTACGATTTGAAGGGTGACTACGTGCTCAATGTGAATGCGAAGAGTCCATTCGGCAAGAGCTCGCCAGCACAGAAACAGAACTCCTATCATGGTTTGCATCAGGCATGGCGTAGCGACAAGAAGAACAGCCAATACTAA